One segment of Ricinus communis isolate WT05 ecotype wild-type chromosome 8, ASM1957865v1, whole genome shotgun sequence DNA contains the following:
- the LOC8280380 gene encoding protein indeterminate-domain 7 isoform X1, with protein sequence MMKGLIFHQQQQQEENMSNLTSASGEASVSSGNRNETNYPPQQYFAHPPPPQSQPPAKKKRNLPGNPDPDAEVIALSPKTLMATNRFVCEICNKGFQRDQNLQLHRRGHNLPWKLKQRTNKEVIRKKVYVCPETSCVHHDPSRALGDLTGIKKHFSRKHGEKKWKCDKCSKRYAVQSDWKAHSKTCGTREYRCDCGTLFSRRDSFITHRAFCDALAEESARAITDAPNPLLIPSNQSAAAASSATQNPISLHQVPQLMNSHQNLHAFSLKKEQQTFSTTTALRPELPPWLACPPGVLGSGSGHGPGPPHHQQTPIEHHHLSSSILNFQQDLGSSNPNPSLGPTLPHYQAAPPPSPHMSATALLQKAAQMGATMSSKTTTAGLMMRPHQHQHQHEQAHVTADSTNNNANTTGFVLNLSSRDQELAASGGGGSFVHSLQAAGANGVLLQEMMNSLSSAASGFEGTATATATSFEDAFVSGVLNNSKKDGNFLDGSLSKATTNGNNGGEDLTRDFLGLRAFSHSDILNMAAGLGNCVNTSHEQQQQNQSQKTWRG encoded by the exons ATGATGAAAGGTTTGATATTTCATCAGCAGCAACAACAAGAGGAAAACATGTCTAATTTGACTTCAGCTTCTGGGGAAGCAAGTGTTTCTTCGGGTAACAGAAATGAAACCAACTATCCTCCTCAACAATACTTTGCtcatcctcctcctcctcaatCTCAACCTCCTGCcaagaagaagagaaaccTACCAGGAAACCCAG ACCCAGATGCAGAAGTGATAGCTCTATCACCAAAGACTTTGATGGCAACAAATAGATTTGTATGTGAGATCTGTAACAAAGGGTTTCAAAGAGATCAGAATCTTCAACTCCATAGAAGAGGGCATAATCTGCCATGGAAGCTAAAGCAAAGAACAAACAAGGAAGTCATAAGAAAGAAGGTTTATGTTTGTCCGGAAACTAGCTGTGTTCATCATGACCCATCGAGGGCACTTGGTGACCTGACAGGAATCAAAAAACACTTTAGCAGAAAGCATGGCGAGAAGAAGTGGAAATGTGATAAGTGCTCAAAAAGGTATGCAGTTCAATCAGATTGGAAAGCTCATTCCAAGACCTGTGGCACTAGGGAATACAGATGTGACTGTGGAACCCTTTTCTCAAG GAGGGACAGCTTCATAACACACAGAGCATTCTGTGATGCTTTGGCAGAGGAGAGTGCAAGAGCCATTACAGATGCACCAAACCCACTTCTCATCCCCTCTAATCAatctgctgctgctgcttctTCAGCCACCCAAAACCCTATAAGTCTTCATCAAGTACCCCAGTTGATGAATAGCCATCAAAACTTGCATGCATTTTCACTTAAAAAAGAGCAACAAACGTTTAGTACTACTACTGCTCTAAGGCCAGAGTTGCCACCTTGGCTTGCTTGCCCACCAGGAGTACTAGGGTCTGGTTCTGGTCATGGTCCTGGCCCACCACATCATCAACAAACACCAATTGAGCATCATCATCTATCATCATCAATCCTTAACTTTCAACAAGATTTGGGTTCTTCAAACCCTAACCCTAGTCTTGGACCCACTCTACCACACTACCAAGCAGCACCACCACCATCCCCACATATGTCAGCTACTGCATTGCTGCAAAAAGCCGCTCAGATGGGTGCAACCATGAGCAGTAAAACAACTACCGCTGGCTTGATGATGAGACCCCACCAACACCAACATCAACACGAACAAGCTCACGTGACTGCAGATTCTACTAATAACAACGCAAATACAACTggttttgttttgaatttgTCCTCACGTGATCAAGAACTGGCAGCTAGTGGTGGTGGTGGGTCATTTGTTCATAGCCTGCAGGCTGCAGGTGCTAATGGTGTTCTTCTTCAAGAAATGATGAATTCTCTGTCTTCTGCTGCTTCTGGGTTTGAAGGGACTGCTACTGCTACTGCTACCTCTTTTGAAGATGCATTTGTTAGTGGGGTCTTGAACAATTCTAAGAAAGATGGCAACTTTCTTGATGGTTCTCTATCAAAAGCAACAACAAACGGCAATAATGGTGGCGAGGACTTGACTAGAGATTTCTTGGGTCTTAGGGCTTTTTCTCATAGTGATATACTGAACATGGCTGCTGGTCTTGGTAATTGCGTTAATACTTCTCATGAACAACAACAGCAAAATCAGTCTCAAAAAACATGGCGAGGTTAG
- the LOC8288580 gene encoding beta-galactosidase 17, with the protein MIRAKRNDTNPVTMVTKKRSHPKTTLFLAVIICLLALAVLVPVVFAPLPSLSHSHSHRHRKVNARRSFEINDDMFWRDGKPFRIIGGDLHYFRILPQYWEDRLLRAKALGLNTVQTYVPWNLHEPQPGRLVFEGIADLVSFLQLCQKLDLLVMLRPGPYICAEWDLGGFPAWLLAIEPPLKLRSSDPAYLKSVDRWWGVLLPKVTPLLYSNGGPIIMVQIENEFGSYGDDKAYLHHLIKLAREHLGERIILYTTDGGSRETLEKGTIRGDTVFSAVDFATGDDPWPIFNLQKKFNAPGKSPPLSAEFYTGWLTHWGEKIAQTDAEFTASSLEKILSRNGSAVLYMAHGGTNFGFYNGANTGADESDYKPDLTSYDYDAPISESGDVDNAKFNALRRVIGVHSAASLPSVPPNNDKTGYGPIQLHKTTFLFDLLDTINPADVVESKNPVSMESAGQMFGFLVYVTRYAPKVDGSTLYIPEVHDRGQVFTLCPSDGSSGRPVYAGAIERWSNQKVLLPNSKCASNISLFVLVENMGRVNYGRYMFDRKGILSSVYLDGRILNGWRMISLPLHNLNEVPKINPIIQAVHSTLSTRTKLEDYPRSFSIEPAFYTGYFFIEKEDQVKDTFISFSGWGKGIAFVNDFNLGRYWPSFGPQCNLYVPSPVLRHGKNVLVILELESPHSELVIHSVSQPDFKCGSSRLNVHQL; encoded by the exons ATGATCAGAGCCAAAAGAAACGACACTAATCCAGTAACAATGGTGACGAAAAAGAGATCACATCCTAAAACGACTCTGTTCTTAGCAGTCATAATTTGCTTGCTAGCTTTAGCAGTGTTGGTTCCAGTGGTCTTCGCTCCTCTCCCTTCTCTATCTCACTCTCACTCTCATCGTCACAGAAAG GTAAATGCCAGAAGAAGCTTTGAGATTAATGATGATATGTTTTGGAGAGATGGTAAGCCATTTAGGATAATCGGTGGTGACTTGCACTATTTTCGAATTCTTCCTCAG TACTGGGAAGATAGGTTATTGAGAGCAAAGGCTCTGGGCTTGAATACAGTTCAAACTTATGTTCCTTGGAATCTACATGAACCGCAACCTGGCAGGTTGGTTTTTGAAGGTATTGCCGACCTAGTTTCATTTCTCCAACTCTGTCAGAAGCTGGATTTGCTTGTTATGCTTCGACCTGGCCCTTATATATGTGCAG AGTGGGATTTAGGCGGTTTCCCTGCTTGGTTACTAGCTATAGAACCACCTCTCAAACTCAGATCATCTGATCCCGCTTATCTTAAGTCG GTTGACAGATGGTGGGGAGTCCTACTACCAAAGGTCACTCCTCTGCTTTATAGCAATGGGGGTCCTATTATAATGGTTCAG ATTGAAAATGAATTTGGGTCATATGGAGATGACAAAGCTTATCTTCATCACCTGATCAAATTGGCCAGGGAACATCTTGGGGAGAGGATAATTTT ATATACCACAGATGGAGGTTCTAGGGAAACTCTTGAGAAAGGAACAATTCGTGGAGATACTGTCTTTTCAG CTGTTGATTTCGCTACCGGTGATGATCCTTGGCCTATATTCAATTTACAAAAGAAGTTCAATGCCCCAGGGAAATCACCACCACTTTCCGC GGAGTTCTATACTGGTTGGCTGACACACTGGGGAGAGAAGATTGCACAGACAGATGCTGAATTTACAGCATCTTCCTTGGAAAAGATTTTATCACGAAATGGTTCTGCTGTGCTTTAT ATGGCACATGGTGGAACAAACTTTGGATTTTACAATGGGGCAAATACTGGTGCAGACGAGTCTGATTACAAGCCAGATCTCACTTCCTATGATTAT GATGCACCAATTAGCGAATCTGGTGATGTGGATAATGCAAAATTTAATG CACTGCGGAGGGTTATAGGGGTTCATAGTGCAGCATCTCTTCCCTCAGTTCCGCCCAATAATGACAAGACAGGATATGGACCTATTCAACTACATAAAACAacatttttgtttgatttacTTGATACGATAAATCCTGCTGATGTGGTTGAATCCAAAAACCCAGTCTCAATGGAATCTGCGGGACAG ATGTTTGGATTTCTAGTATATGTTACTCGATATGCTCCAAAGGTTGATGGGAGTACTCTATATATACCAGAG GTGCATGATAGAGGTCAGGTGTTTACATTGTGCCCTTCTGATGGTAGCAGTGGAAGGCCAGTGTATGCTGGTGCAATTGAAAGGTGGTCGAATCAAAAAGTTCTCCTTCCTAATTCCAAATGTGCTTCCAACATCAGCTTATTTGTTTTG GTCGAGAACATGGGCCGTGTAAATTATGGGCGGTACATGTTTGATAGGAAg GGAATTTTGTCATCTGTTTATCTGGACGGTAGAATTTTGAATGGGTGGAGAATGATTTCACTTCCTCTTCACAATCTGAACGAGGTGCCAAAAATCAATCCCATCATTCAAGCTGTACATTCAACATTATCAACTCGCACAAAATTAGAAGATTACCCAA GGAGTTTTTCCATAGAACCAGCATTCTATACagggtatttttttattgagaaAGAAGACCAAGTTAAAGATACATTCATATCATTCAGCGGTTGGGGTAAAGGGATAGCTTTTGTAAATGATTTTAACTTAGGAAGATATTGGCCG TCGTTTGGACCACAATGCAACCTTTATGTCCCTTCTCCAGTCCTCAGGCATGGGAAAAATGTTCTG GTTATTCTGGAGTTAGAATCTCCTCATTCAGAGCTTGTGATACATTCAGTGAGCCAGCCAGACTTCAAGTGTGGTTCAAGTAGATTGAATGTGCATCAGCTCTAG
- the LOC8280380 gene encoding protein indeterminate-domain 7 isoform X2 — protein MSNLTSASGEASVSSGNRNETNYPPQQYFAHPPPPQSQPPAKKKRNLPGNPDPDAEVIALSPKTLMATNRFVCEICNKGFQRDQNLQLHRRGHNLPWKLKQRTNKEVIRKKVYVCPETSCVHHDPSRALGDLTGIKKHFSRKHGEKKWKCDKCSKRYAVQSDWKAHSKTCGTREYRCDCGTLFSRRDSFITHRAFCDALAEESARAITDAPNPLLIPSNQSAAAASSATQNPISLHQVPQLMNSHQNLHAFSLKKEQQTFSTTTALRPELPPWLACPPGVLGSGSGHGPGPPHHQQTPIEHHHLSSSILNFQQDLGSSNPNPSLGPTLPHYQAAPPPSPHMSATALLQKAAQMGATMSSKTTTAGLMMRPHQHQHQHEQAHVTADSTNNNANTTGFVLNLSSRDQELAASGGGGSFVHSLQAAGANGVLLQEMMNSLSSAASGFEGTATATATSFEDAFVSGVLNNSKKDGNFLDGSLSKATTNGNNGGEDLTRDFLGLRAFSHSDILNMAAGLGNCVNTSHEQQQQNQSQKTWRG, from the exons ATGTCTAATTTGACTTCAGCTTCTGGGGAAGCAAGTGTTTCTTCGGGTAACAGAAATGAAACCAACTATCCTCCTCAACAATACTTTGCtcatcctcctcctcctcaatCTCAACCTCCTGCcaagaagaagagaaaccTACCAGGAAACCCAG ACCCAGATGCAGAAGTGATAGCTCTATCACCAAAGACTTTGATGGCAACAAATAGATTTGTATGTGAGATCTGTAACAAAGGGTTTCAAAGAGATCAGAATCTTCAACTCCATAGAAGAGGGCATAATCTGCCATGGAAGCTAAAGCAAAGAACAAACAAGGAAGTCATAAGAAAGAAGGTTTATGTTTGTCCGGAAACTAGCTGTGTTCATCATGACCCATCGAGGGCACTTGGTGACCTGACAGGAATCAAAAAACACTTTAGCAGAAAGCATGGCGAGAAGAAGTGGAAATGTGATAAGTGCTCAAAAAGGTATGCAGTTCAATCAGATTGGAAAGCTCATTCCAAGACCTGTGGCACTAGGGAATACAGATGTGACTGTGGAACCCTTTTCTCAAG GAGGGACAGCTTCATAACACACAGAGCATTCTGTGATGCTTTGGCAGAGGAGAGTGCAAGAGCCATTACAGATGCACCAAACCCACTTCTCATCCCCTCTAATCAatctgctgctgctgcttctTCAGCCACCCAAAACCCTATAAGTCTTCATCAAGTACCCCAGTTGATGAATAGCCATCAAAACTTGCATGCATTTTCACTTAAAAAAGAGCAACAAACGTTTAGTACTACTACTGCTCTAAGGCCAGAGTTGCCACCTTGGCTTGCTTGCCCACCAGGAGTACTAGGGTCTGGTTCTGGTCATGGTCCTGGCCCACCACATCATCAACAAACACCAATTGAGCATCATCATCTATCATCATCAATCCTTAACTTTCAACAAGATTTGGGTTCTTCAAACCCTAACCCTAGTCTTGGACCCACTCTACCACACTACCAAGCAGCACCACCACCATCCCCACATATGTCAGCTACTGCATTGCTGCAAAAAGCCGCTCAGATGGGTGCAACCATGAGCAGTAAAACAACTACCGCTGGCTTGATGATGAGACCCCACCAACACCAACATCAACACGAACAAGCTCACGTGACTGCAGATTCTACTAATAACAACGCAAATACAACTggttttgttttgaatttgTCCTCACGTGATCAAGAACTGGCAGCTAGTGGTGGTGGTGGGTCATTTGTTCATAGCCTGCAGGCTGCAGGTGCTAATGGTGTTCTTCTTCAAGAAATGATGAATTCTCTGTCTTCTGCTGCTTCTGGGTTTGAAGGGACTGCTACTGCTACTGCTACCTCTTTTGAAGATGCATTTGTTAGTGGGGTCTTGAACAATTCTAAGAAAGATGGCAACTTTCTTGATGGTTCTCTATCAAAAGCAACAACAAACGGCAATAATGGTGGCGAGGACTTGACTAGAGATTTCTTGGGTCTTAGGGCTTTTTCTCATAGTGATATACTGAACATGGCTGCTGGTCTTGGTAATTGCGTTAATACTTCTCATGAACAACAACAGCAAAATCAGTCTCAAAAAACATGGCGAGGTTAG